A genome region from Mercenaria mercenaria strain notata chromosome 11, MADL_Memer_1, whole genome shotgun sequence includes the following:
- the LOC128546522 gene encoding uncharacterized protein LOC128546522 isoform X2 codes for MADTLDEEFDTRQQKLELRRIHAEGAILQDTVMMAGTLLGVASLKFNEDIFCILLKNFVSQLDATNKKGDSIIHSGLDAINEKGDNIIHSLIKYAHIKPAKLDSVLRMVSFILDYQLIKRGSKYEKKKIGSSAFFWDNQWTWGKDVRKLLMMTNKEKLTPLQLAAKRQQFKIFEVIINHEK; via the exons ATGGCAGATACACTTGATGAAGAGTTTGACACACGTCAACAGAAATTAGAATTAAGGAGAATCCATGCAGAAGGCGCCATACTTCAAGATACAGTTATGATGGCTGGGACTCTACTTGGGGTCGCTTCTTTAAAATTTAACGAAGATATATTCTGTATCCTCCTTAAGAACTTTGTATCGCAATTGGATGCTACAAACAAAAAAGGCGATAGCATTATACATTCGGGATTGGACGCTATAAACGAAAAAGGCGATAATATTATACATTCTTTGATAAAGTATGCACACATCAAACCAGCAAAGCTCGATTCCGTGCTCAGAATGGTCAGTTTCATTCTGGATTATCAATTAATCAAAAGAGGATCGAAGTACGAGAAGAAAAAGATAGGTTCTAGCGCTTTCTTTTGGGATAATCAATGGACTTGGGGGAAAGATGTGCGTAAACTACTGATGATGACGAACAAAGAGAAACTCACCCCACTGCAGTTGGCAGCTAAAAGGCAGCAGTTCAAAATCTTTGAAGTAATCATTAATCATGAG aaaTGA
- the LOC128546522 gene encoding uncharacterized protein LOC128546522 isoform X1 yields the protein MADTLDEEFDTRQQKLELRRIHAEGAILQDTVMMAGTLLGVASLKFNEDIFCILLKNFVSQLDATNKKGDSIIHSGLDAINEKGDNIIHSLIKYAHIKPAKLDSVLRMVSFILDYQLIKRGSKYEKKKIGSSAFFWDNQWTWGKDVRKLLMMTNKEKLTPLQLAAKRQQFKIFEVIINHEVYLSRESNDGLFNEETYDITEIETLATESDVNASQKRTSKPSIMNRY from the exons ATGGCAGATACACTTGATGAAGAGTTTGACACACGTCAACAGAAATTAGAATTAAGGAGAATCCATGCAGAAGGCGCCATACTTCAAGATACAGTTATGATGGCTGGGACTCTACTTGGGGTCGCTTCTTTAAAATTTAACGAAGATATATTCTGTATCCTCCTTAAGAACTTTGTATCGCAATTGGATGCTACAAACAAAAAAGGCGATAGCATTATACATTCGGGATTGGACGCTATAAACGAAAAAGGCGATAATATTATACATTCTTTGATAAAGTATGCACACATCAAACCAGCAAAGCTCGATTCCGTGCTCAGAATGGTCAGTTTCATTCTGGATTATCAATTAATCAAAAGAGGATCGAAGTACGAGAAGAAAAAGATAGGTTCTAGCGCTTTCTTTTGGGATAATCAATGGACTTGGGGGAAAGATGTGCGTAAACTACTGATGATGACGAACAAAGAGAAACTCACCCCACTGCAGTTGGCAGCTAAAAGGCAGCAGTTCAAAATCTTTGAAGTAATCATTAATCATGAG GTATACCTTTCACGGGAATCTAACGACGGTCTCTTTAATGAAGAAACATACGACATCACTGAGATCGAAACGCTTGCAACTGAAAGTGACGTCAATGCATCACAGAAGAGGACATCAAAACCGAGCATCATGAATCGGTACTAG
- the LOC123532602 gene encoding transient receptor potential cation channel subfamily V member 6-like, which translates to MENNVSTPRSQVKVKEVTYLLKSSRCKEQIRILYAGLEKLARLEHVEENEEDATILKSFTTFFEKAKNSQTKKIKPKFRHLFDNEILDGTFNDRHRAISLLQKQEDSPINGDTILLRAMSINVAKESSHEETLDKIIEMLIAQCPELIVFPKDNLAHKGITPVHLAILKENKEILLHMANTLQEIDERRLPQEQILGICAVGPVFQDTVMMAGTPLGVAALKFNREIFALVFERFSSGLDVTNDKGDNIVHSLIKYAYVQPDKLNDVLEMLSYVLQCEFMTEIHEKKEFEMWKIRKQARKLLMMTNKEKLNPLQLAAKRQQFRIFEFIMQTEVYRSRESGDGLFNGEVYDITEIETLNLEEVAETDEEQIKLDHHESVMEYLVHHQTNNAFLFADFVPVKEVIREKWKSYKWWFLGWLLFI; encoded by the exons ATGGAAAATAATGTATCAACACCAAGATCGCAAGTTaaagttaaggag gtaacctacctccttaagtcttCAAGATGCAAAGAGCAAATTCGAATATTGTATGCAGGATTAGAAAAACTTGCGCGGCTTGAGCATGTTGAGGAAAACGAGGAAGATGCCacgattttaaaaagttttacgactttttttgaaaaagcaaAGAACAGTCAGACAAAGAAGATAAAGCCAAAATTTCGACATTTATTTGACAACGAAATACTCGATGGAACGTTTAACGATCGGCACAGAGCCATTTCGCTGTTGCAGAAACAAGAAGACAGCCCTATCAATGGTGATACTATTCTTTTACGTGCAATGTCAATAAATGTAGCAAAAGAAAGCTCACACGAAGAAACACTGGACAAGATAATAGAGATGCTTATCGCCCAATGTCCCGAGCTAATTGTTTTTCCTAAGGACAATTTAGCCCACAAAGGAATAACGCCAGTGCATCTCGCCattcttaaagaaaataaagaGATTTTGTTACACATGGCAAATACTCTTCAAGAAATAGATGAAAGGAGACTTCCACAGGAACAAATACTTGGAATTTGCGCCGTAGGACCTGTATTTCAAGATACGGTCATGATGGCTGGAACCCCACTTGGAGTTGCTGCACTAAAGTTCAATAGAGAGATTTTTGCTTTGGTATTTGAACGCTTTTCTTCAGGTCTGGATGTTACAAACGATAAAGGTGACAACATTGTTCATTCTCTGATCAAGTATGCTTACGTACAGCCAGACAAACTCAATGATGTTCTTGAAATGCTGAGCTACGTGTTACAATGTGAATTCATGACTGAAATTCATGAAAAGAAGGAATTTGAAATGTGGAAAATTAGAAAACAGGCACGAAAATTGCTGATGATGACGAACAAAGAAAAACTGAATCCCTTGCAACTGGCCGCCAAAAGACAGCAGTTTCGTATTTTTGAATTTATCATGCAAACCGAA GTCTACCGCTCAAGAGAATCTGGCGATGGTCTCTTCAATGGAGAGGTTTATGACATCACTGAAATAGAAACCCTGAACCTAGAAGAAGTTGCCGAAACAGATGAAGAACAAATCAAACTAGACCACCATGAATCAGTCATGGAGTATCTTGTCCATCATCAAACAAACAACGCTTTCCTATTCGCAGACTTCGTACCTGTGAAAGAAGTGATCAGGGAAAAATGGAAGAGTTATAAATGGTGGTTTTTGGGATGGTTGTTATTCATCTAA